Proteins from one Juglans microcarpa x Juglans regia isolate MS1-56 chromosome 1S, Jm3101_v1.0, whole genome shotgun sequence genomic window:
- the LOC121247794 gene encoding pleiotropic drug resistance protein 1-like isoform X2 — MDASGDIYKASGSLRGSLRLRGSSAWRNNAMDVFSKSSREEDDEEALKWAALEKLPTFDRLRKGILTTSKGEASEVNIQNLGFEERKKLLERLVKLAEEDNEKFLLKVRNRIDRVGIDLPAIEVRFENVNIDAEVYVGSRALPSFFNFCISIVEGFFNFAHILSNQKKHLSILKNASGMIKPRRMTLLLGPPSSGKTTLLLALAGKLGPDLKFSGRVTYNGHDMNEFVPQRTAAYISQFDLHIGEMTVRETLAFSARCQGIGSRYDMLAELSRREKEANIKPDQDVDIYMKAATTEGQEADVVTDYILKVLGLEMCADTMVGDEMLRGISGGQRKRVTTGEMLVGPAKALFMDEISTGLDSSTTFQIVNSLRQYVHILDGTAVISLLQPAPETYNLFDDIILLSDGYIVYQGPRENVLEFFESMGFKCPDRKGVADFLQEVTSRKDQEQYWARKDQPYSFVMTQEFAEAFQSFRVGRRIGDELSTPYDKTKSHPAALTTEKYGVSKKELLKASFSREYLLMKRNSFVYVFKLTQLFIMGLIAMTLFLRTKMPRDDTTDGGIYTGALFFTVIMIMFNGMAELSMTIIKLPVFYKQRDLLFYPSWVYAIPQWILKIPITFLEVAVWVFMTYYVIGFDPNVGRLFKQYLLLVMVNQMASALFRFIAAMGRNMIVANTFGSFALLLLFALGGFILVREDIKKWWIWGYWISPLMYGQNAIVVNEFLGNSWKKVLPNTTEPLGVTVLKSRGFFTHAYWYWLGVGATVGFIFLFNIGFIIALSYLNPFGKSQSTKSDEPESNEEGKRTGGGIQLTQRENSSSQRGSTSSAIEASRNGKRGMVLPFEQHSITFDEIIYSVDMPLEMKEQGVLEDKLVLLKGVSGAFRPGVLTALMGVSGAGKTTLMDVLAGRKTGGYIEGNITISGYPKKQETFARISGYCEQNDIHSPHVTVYESLVYSAWLRLSSGVDSETRKMFIEEVMELVELNPLRNALVGLPGVNGLSTEQRKRLTIAVELVANPSIIFMDEPTSGLDARAAAIVMRTVRNTVDTGRTVVCTIHQPSIDIFEAFDELFLMKRGGQEIYVGPLGHHSCHLIQYFESTEGVKKITDGYNPATWMLEVTSQGEEIALGLDFTAVYRNSELYRRNKALIKELSKPAPGSKDLYFLTQYSQPFWTQCMACLWKQRWSYWRNPPYTAVRFLFTVFIALAFGTMFWDLGSKTKRIQDLTNAMGSMYAAVLFLGIQNASSVQPVVAIERTVFYRERAAGMYSALPYAFGQVAIEIPYVFMQSAVYGIIVYAMIGFEWTAAKFFWYLFFMFFTLMYFTFYGMMSVAFTPNHHIASIVSAAFYGIWNLFTGFIVPRPRIPIWWRWYYWACPVAWTFYGLVVSQFGDIKDVLEDSEIPGETVEEYVKRYFGFKHDFLGVVAVVVAGTAVLFAFIFAFSIKVFNFQRR, encoded by the exons ATGGACGCCTCTGGTGATATCTACAAGGCCAGTGGTAGTTTACGAGGAAGTTTACGATTACGCGGTTCGTCGGCATGGAGGAATAATGCTATGGATGTTTTCTCGAAGTCTTCACGAGAAGAAGATGACGAAGAAGCTCTTAAATGGGCTGCCCTCGAAAAACTTCCAACGTTTGATCGCCTACGAAAAGGTATACTAACTACTTCGAAAGGCGAGGCCAGTGAAGTTAATATTCAGAATCTTGGatttgaagaaaggaagaaattgcTCGAGAGGTTGGTGAAATTGGCCGAAGAGGATAATGAAAAGTTTTTGTTGAAGGTCAGGAATCGGATAGATAG AGTTGGGATCGATCTTCCAGCAATCGAAGTCCGATTTGAGAACGTTAATATCGATGCAGAAGTTTATGTAGGAAGCAGAGCTTTGCCTTCATTCTTTAACTTCTGTATCAGTATCGTAGAG ggattttttaattttgctcatattttatcaaatcagAAGAAACACTTGTCTATCCTTAAAAATGCAAGTGGAATGATCAAGCCTAGGAG AATGACTTTGCTATTGGGTCCTCCAAGTTCCGGGAAGACAACACTGTTATTGGCTTTGGCTGGAAAGCTTGGCCCAGATCTGAAG TTCTCTGGGAGGGTGACTTATAATGGCCATGACATGAATGAGTTCGTGCCTCAAAGAACTGCAGCCTATATCAGTCAATTTGATCTCCATATTGGAGAAATGACTGTAAGGGAAACCTTGGCCTTCTCAGCAAGGTGCCAAGGGATCGGATCACGCTATG ATATGCTAGCAGAGTTGtctagaagagaaaaagaggcaAATATCAAACCTGATCAAGATGTTGATATCTACATGAAG GCAGCAACAACTGAAGGCCAAGAGGCTGATGTGGTGACAGATTATATATTGAAG GTTTTGGGTTTAGAAATGTGTGCTGATACCATGGTTGGAGATGAAATGTTGAGGGGTATTTCTGGAGGACAAAGAAAGCGTGTTACAACAG GGGAAATGCTGGTTGGACCAGCAAAGGCATTGTTTATGGACGAAATATCTACAGGATTGGACAGCTCCACAACTTTCCAAATTGTGAATTCCCTCAGGCAATATGTTCATATTCTCGATGGAACAGCAGTCATTTCTCTCCTGCAGCCTGCACCAGAGACATACAATCTTTTCGATGATATCATTCTCCTCTCAGATGGCTACATTGTGTACCAGGGACCCCGTGAAAATGTTCTCGAGTTTTTTGAATCCATGGGCTTTAAATGTCCTGACAGGAAAGGTGTGGCTGACTTTCTGCAAGAG GTGACGTCAAGGAAAGATCAAGAGCAGTATTGGGCACGCAAAGATCAGCCTTACAGTTTTGTCATGACCCAAGAATTTGCCGAGGCATTCCAATCATTCCGTGTGGGAAGAAGAATAGGAGATGAACTTTCAACTCCATATGACAAGACAAAAAGTCACCCAGCTGCATTGACCACCGAAAAGTATGGTGTTAGTAAGAAGGAGCTATTAAAAGCTTCCTTTTCAAGAGAGTACTTGCTGATGAAAAGAAATTCGTTTGTTTATGTCTTCAAGTTAACACAA CTTTTCATTATGGGACTGATTGCAATGACACTTTTCCTACGGACGAAAATGCCACGTGATGATACAACCGATGGAGGAATTTACACCGGTGCTTTGTTCTTCACTGTGATTATGATTATGTTTAATGGAATGGCAGAGTTGTCTATGACCATTATAAAGCTTCCTGTCTTTTACAAGCAAAGGGACCTTCTCTTCTATCCCTCATGGGTGTATGCCATTCCTCAATGGATCCTCAAAATCCCTATAACATTTTTAGAAGTTGCTGTTTGGGTGTTCATGACCTACTATGTCATTGGATTTGATCCGAACGTTGGAAG GTTGTTTAAGCAATACCTGCTGCTAGTAATGGTGAATCAAATGGCCTCTGCACTATTCCGATTCATTGCAGCAATGGGGAGGAACATGATTGTTGCTAATACCTTTGGGTCATTTGCATTGCTCTTGCTTTTTGCCTTGGGTGGCTTTATCCTCGTCAGAG AGGATATAAAGAAATGGTGGATATGGGGTTACTGGATATCACCTTTGATGTATGGGCAAAATGCAATAGTAGTTAACGAGTTCCTGGGAAACAGTTGGAAAAAA GTTCTCCCAAACACAACCGAACCACTGGGAGTTACAGTGCTGAAGAGTCGTGGGTTCTTCACCCATGCCTATTGGTATTGGCTTGGTGTAGGTGCAACTGTTGGATTCATCTTCCTTTTCAACATTGGTTTCATCATCGCTCTCTCTTATCTTAACC CATTTGGGAAGTCACAGTCTACAAAATCAGACGAACCGGAAAGCAATGAAGAGGGCAAGAGGACAGGGGGAGGCATACAGTTAACACAGAGAGAAAACAGCTCAAGTCAGAGGGGAAGTACCTcatcagcaattgaggccagtCGTAATGGGAAAAGAGGAATGGTCCTTCCATTTGAACAACATTCCATCACTTTTGATGAGATTATATATTCAGTTGACATGCCACTG GAAATGAAGGAGCAGGGTGTCCTTGAGGATAAACTGGTGCTTCTAAAGGGTGTGAGCGGTGCTTTCAGGCCCGGTGTTCTCACAGCTTTGATGGGTGTTAGTGGTGCTGGTAAAACAACACTAATGGATGTGCTGGCTGGTAGGAAAACTGGTGGATATATAGAGGGGAACATCACAATTTCGGGTTACCCAAAGAAGCAAGAAACGTTTGCTCGAATTTCTGGGTACTGTGAGCAAAATGACATTCATTCTCCTCATGTTACCGTGTACGAGTCCTTGGTCTATTCAGCATGGCTCCGCTTATCCTCTGGGGTTGATTCCGAAACAAGAAAG ATGTTCATTGAGGAAGTCATGGAGCTTGTGGagctgaacccattgaggaatGCACTTGTTGGGTTGCCTGGTGTAAATGGTCTCTCTACCGAGCAGCGCAAGAGGCTCACTATTGCTGTCGAGCTTGTGGCAAACCCCTCCATAATATTCATGGATGAACCAACTTCTGGTCTAGATGCAAGAGCTGCTGCAATTGTCATGAGAACAGTTAGGAACACAGTGGACACTGGAAGAACGGTTGTGTGCACAATCCATCAGCCAAGCATTGACATATTTGAAGCTTTTGATGAG CTTTTCCTAATGAAGCGTGGAGGACAAGAGATATATGTTGGGCCATTGGGTCACCACTCTTGCCATCTTATCCAGTATTTTGAG AGCACTGAAGGAgtcaaaaaaattacagatgGTTATAATCCAGCAACTTGGATGTTGGAAGTTACAAGTCAAGGGGAAGAAATTGCTTTGGGTTTAGATTTTACTGCTGTGTATAGAAACTCAGAACTATACAG GAGGAACAAAGCATTGATTAAGGAGTTGAGCAAACCTGCTCCTGGTTCAAAGGATCTCTATTTCTTGACACAATATTCACAGCCTTTTTGGACTCAATGCATGGCTTGCCTATGGAAACAACGCTGGTCGTATTGGCGCAACCCACCATATACTGCCGTCAGATTTCTCTTCACTGTATTCATAGCCTTGGCATTTGGGACAATGTTCTGGGACCTTGGCTCCAAGAC GAAGAGGATTCAAGATTTAACTAATGCCATGGGTTCCATGTATGCTGCTGTTCTCTTCCTTGGCATCCAAAATGCTTCGTCTGTGCAACCTGTTGTGGCTATTGAACGAACAGTCTTCTACAGAGAAAGAGCTGCTGGAATGTATTCTGCTTTGCCATATGCATTTGGACAG GTTGCGATTGAGATCCCATACGTTTTCATGCAATCTGCAGTATATGGCATTATAGTTTACGCAATGATTGGATTTGAATGGACTGCAGCCAAATTCTTTTGGTAcctatttttcatgtttttcacATTGATGTACTTCACCTTCTACGGCATGATGAGTGTTGCTTTTACACCAAATCACCATATTGCTTCCATCGTATCCGCCGCGTTTTATGGTATCTGGAACCTGTTTACAGGATTCATAGTCCCTCGACCT AGGATTCCCATTTGGTGGAGATGGTACTACTGGGCATGCCCTGTTGCCTGGACATTTTATGGACTGGTGGTTTCGCAATTCGGAGATATTAAGGATGTGCTTGAGGACAGTGAAATTCCTGGTGAAACCGTGGAAGAATACGTGAAAAGGTATTTTGGATTCAAGCATGATTTTCTGGGAGTTGTGGCAGTCGTGGTTGCTGGGACTGCCGTGCTCTTTGCATTTATCTTTGCGTTTTCGATCAAGGTGTTTAATTTCCAAAGGCGGTAG
- the LOC121247794 gene encoding pleiotropic drug resistance protein 1-like isoform X1, with protein MDASGDIYKASGSLRGSLRLRGSSAWRNNAMDVFSKSSREEDDEEALKWAALEKLPTFDRLRKGILTTSKGEASEVNIQNLGFEERKKLLERLVKLAEEDNEKFLLKVRNRIDRVGIDLPAIEVRFENVNIDAEVYVGSRALPSFFNFCISIVEGFFNFAHILSNQKKHLSILKNASGMIKPRRMTLLLGPPSSGKTTLLLALAGKLGPDLKFSGRVTYNGHDMNEFVPQRTAAYISQFDLHIGEMTVRETLAFSARCQGIGSRYDMLAELSRREKEANIKPDQDVDIYMKAATTEGQEADVVTDYILKVIFLFPIEFCMWMTIRILEAFASYHSDFLICFTLNSQVLGLEMCADTMVGDEMLRGISGGQRKRVTTGEMLVGPAKALFMDEISTGLDSSTTFQIVNSLRQYVHILDGTAVISLLQPAPETYNLFDDIILLSDGYIVYQGPRENVLEFFESMGFKCPDRKGVADFLQEVTSRKDQEQYWARKDQPYSFVMTQEFAEAFQSFRVGRRIGDELSTPYDKTKSHPAALTTEKYGVSKKELLKASFSREYLLMKRNSFVYVFKLTQLFIMGLIAMTLFLRTKMPRDDTTDGGIYTGALFFTVIMIMFNGMAELSMTIIKLPVFYKQRDLLFYPSWVYAIPQWILKIPITFLEVAVWVFMTYYVIGFDPNVGRLFKQYLLLVMVNQMASALFRFIAAMGRNMIVANTFGSFALLLLFALGGFILVREDIKKWWIWGYWISPLMYGQNAIVVNEFLGNSWKKVLPNTTEPLGVTVLKSRGFFTHAYWYWLGVGATVGFIFLFNIGFIIALSYLNPFGKSQSTKSDEPESNEEGKRTGGGIQLTQRENSSSQRGSTSSAIEASRNGKRGMVLPFEQHSITFDEIIYSVDMPLEMKEQGVLEDKLVLLKGVSGAFRPGVLTALMGVSGAGKTTLMDVLAGRKTGGYIEGNITISGYPKKQETFARISGYCEQNDIHSPHVTVYESLVYSAWLRLSSGVDSETRKMFIEEVMELVELNPLRNALVGLPGVNGLSTEQRKRLTIAVELVANPSIIFMDEPTSGLDARAAAIVMRTVRNTVDTGRTVVCTIHQPSIDIFEAFDELFLMKRGGQEIYVGPLGHHSCHLIQYFESTEGVKKITDGYNPATWMLEVTSQGEEIALGLDFTAVYRNSELYRRNKALIKELSKPAPGSKDLYFLTQYSQPFWTQCMACLWKQRWSYWRNPPYTAVRFLFTVFIALAFGTMFWDLGSKTKRIQDLTNAMGSMYAAVLFLGIQNASSVQPVVAIERTVFYRERAAGMYSALPYAFGQVAIEIPYVFMQSAVYGIIVYAMIGFEWTAAKFFWYLFFMFFTLMYFTFYGMMSVAFTPNHHIASIVSAAFYGIWNLFTGFIVPRPRIPIWWRWYYWACPVAWTFYGLVVSQFGDIKDVLEDSEIPGETVEEYVKRYFGFKHDFLGVVAVVVAGTAVLFAFIFAFSIKVFNFQRR; from the exons ATGGACGCCTCTGGTGATATCTACAAGGCCAGTGGTAGTTTACGAGGAAGTTTACGATTACGCGGTTCGTCGGCATGGAGGAATAATGCTATGGATGTTTTCTCGAAGTCTTCACGAGAAGAAGATGACGAAGAAGCTCTTAAATGGGCTGCCCTCGAAAAACTTCCAACGTTTGATCGCCTACGAAAAGGTATACTAACTACTTCGAAAGGCGAGGCCAGTGAAGTTAATATTCAGAATCTTGGatttgaagaaaggaagaaattgcTCGAGAGGTTGGTGAAATTGGCCGAAGAGGATAATGAAAAGTTTTTGTTGAAGGTCAGGAATCGGATAGATAG AGTTGGGATCGATCTTCCAGCAATCGAAGTCCGATTTGAGAACGTTAATATCGATGCAGAAGTTTATGTAGGAAGCAGAGCTTTGCCTTCATTCTTTAACTTCTGTATCAGTATCGTAGAG ggattttttaattttgctcatattttatcaaatcagAAGAAACACTTGTCTATCCTTAAAAATGCAAGTGGAATGATCAAGCCTAGGAG AATGACTTTGCTATTGGGTCCTCCAAGTTCCGGGAAGACAACACTGTTATTGGCTTTGGCTGGAAAGCTTGGCCCAGATCTGAAG TTCTCTGGGAGGGTGACTTATAATGGCCATGACATGAATGAGTTCGTGCCTCAAAGAACTGCAGCCTATATCAGTCAATTTGATCTCCATATTGGAGAAATGACTGTAAGGGAAACCTTGGCCTTCTCAGCAAGGTGCCAAGGGATCGGATCACGCTATG ATATGCTAGCAGAGTTGtctagaagagaaaaagaggcaAATATCAAACCTGATCAAGATGTTGATATCTACATGAAG GCAGCAACAACTGAAGGCCAAGAGGCTGATGTGGTGACAGATTATATATTGAAGGTAATTTTCTTATTTCCAATAGAGTTCTGCATGTGGATGACCATTAGGATTTTGGAAGCATTTGCATCATATCATTCAGATTTTTTAATTTGCTTCACCCTGAACTCACAGGTTTTGGGTTTAGAAATGTGTGCTGATACCATGGTTGGAGATGAAATGTTGAGGGGTATTTCTGGAGGACAAAGAAAGCGTGTTACAACAG GGGAAATGCTGGTTGGACCAGCAAAGGCATTGTTTATGGACGAAATATCTACAGGATTGGACAGCTCCACAACTTTCCAAATTGTGAATTCCCTCAGGCAATATGTTCATATTCTCGATGGAACAGCAGTCATTTCTCTCCTGCAGCCTGCACCAGAGACATACAATCTTTTCGATGATATCATTCTCCTCTCAGATGGCTACATTGTGTACCAGGGACCCCGTGAAAATGTTCTCGAGTTTTTTGAATCCATGGGCTTTAAATGTCCTGACAGGAAAGGTGTGGCTGACTTTCTGCAAGAG GTGACGTCAAGGAAAGATCAAGAGCAGTATTGGGCACGCAAAGATCAGCCTTACAGTTTTGTCATGACCCAAGAATTTGCCGAGGCATTCCAATCATTCCGTGTGGGAAGAAGAATAGGAGATGAACTTTCAACTCCATATGACAAGACAAAAAGTCACCCAGCTGCATTGACCACCGAAAAGTATGGTGTTAGTAAGAAGGAGCTATTAAAAGCTTCCTTTTCAAGAGAGTACTTGCTGATGAAAAGAAATTCGTTTGTTTATGTCTTCAAGTTAACACAA CTTTTCATTATGGGACTGATTGCAATGACACTTTTCCTACGGACGAAAATGCCACGTGATGATACAACCGATGGAGGAATTTACACCGGTGCTTTGTTCTTCACTGTGATTATGATTATGTTTAATGGAATGGCAGAGTTGTCTATGACCATTATAAAGCTTCCTGTCTTTTACAAGCAAAGGGACCTTCTCTTCTATCCCTCATGGGTGTATGCCATTCCTCAATGGATCCTCAAAATCCCTATAACATTTTTAGAAGTTGCTGTTTGGGTGTTCATGACCTACTATGTCATTGGATTTGATCCGAACGTTGGAAG GTTGTTTAAGCAATACCTGCTGCTAGTAATGGTGAATCAAATGGCCTCTGCACTATTCCGATTCATTGCAGCAATGGGGAGGAACATGATTGTTGCTAATACCTTTGGGTCATTTGCATTGCTCTTGCTTTTTGCCTTGGGTGGCTTTATCCTCGTCAGAG AGGATATAAAGAAATGGTGGATATGGGGTTACTGGATATCACCTTTGATGTATGGGCAAAATGCAATAGTAGTTAACGAGTTCCTGGGAAACAGTTGGAAAAAA GTTCTCCCAAACACAACCGAACCACTGGGAGTTACAGTGCTGAAGAGTCGTGGGTTCTTCACCCATGCCTATTGGTATTGGCTTGGTGTAGGTGCAACTGTTGGATTCATCTTCCTTTTCAACATTGGTTTCATCATCGCTCTCTCTTATCTTAACC CATTTGGGAAGTCACAGTCTACAAAATCAGACGAACCGGAAAGCAATGAAGAGGGCAAGAGGACAGGGGGAGGCATACAGTTAACACAGAGAGAAAACAGCTCAAGTCAGAGGGGAAGTACCTcatcagcaattgaggccagtCGTAATGGGAAAAGAGGAATGGTCCTTCCATTTGAACAACATTCCATCACTTTTGATGAGATTATATATTCAGTTGACATGCCACTG GAAATGAAGGAGCAGGGTGTCCTTGAGGATAAACTGGTGCTTCTAAAGGGTGTGAGCGGTGCTTTCAGGCCCGGTGTTCTCACAGCTTTGATGGGTGTTAGTGGTGCTGGTAAAACAACACTAATGGATGTGCTGGCTGGTAGGAAAACTGGTGGATATATAGAGGGGAACATCACAATTTCGGGTTACCCAAAGAAGCAAGAAACGTTTGCTCGAATTTCTGGGTACTGTGAGCAAAATGACATTCATTCTCCTCATGTTACCGTGTACGAGTCCTTGGTCTATTCAGCATGGCTCCGCTTATCCTCTGGGGTTGATTCCGAAACAAGAAAG ATGTTCATTGAGGAAGTCATGGAGCTTGTGGagctgaacccattgaggaatGCACTTGTTGGGTTGCCTGGTGTAAATGGTCTCTCTACCGAGCAGCGCAAGAGGCTCACTATTGCTGTCGAGCTTGTGGCAAACCCCTCCATAATATTCATGGATGAACCAACTTCTGGTCTAGATGCAAGAGCTGCTGCAATTGTCATGAGAACAGTTAGGAACACAGTGGACACTGGAAGAACGGTTGTGTGCACAATCCATCAGCCAAGCATTGACATATTTGAAGCTTTTGATGAG CTTTTCCTAATGAAGCGTGGAGGACAAGAGATATATGTTGGGCCATTGGGTCACCACTCTTGCCATCTTATCCAGTATTTTGAG AGCACTGAAGGAgtcaaaaaaattacagatgGTTATAATCCAGCAACTTGGATGTTGGAAGTTACAAGTCAAGGGGAAGAAATTGCTTTGGGTTTAGATTTTACTGCTGTGTATAGAAACTCAGAACTATACAG GAGGAACAAAGCATTGATTAAGGAGTTGAGCAAACCTGCTCCTGGTTCAAAGGATCTCTATTTCTTGACACAATATTCACAGCCTTTTTGGACTCAATGCATGGCTTGCCTATGGAAACAACGCTGGTCGTATTGGCGCAACCCACCATATACTGCCGTCAGATTTCTCTTCACTGTATTCATAGCCTTGGCATTTGGGACAATGTTCTGGGACCTTGGCTCCAAGAC GAAGAGGATTCAAGATTTAACTAATGCCATGGGTTCCATGTATGCTGCTGTTCTCTTCCTTGGCATCCAAAATGCTTCGTCTGTGCAACCTGTTGTGGCTATTGAACGAACAGTCTTCTACAGAGAAAGAGCTGCTGGAATGTATTCTGCTTTGCCATATGCATTTGGACAG GTTGCGATTGAGATCCCATACGTTTTCATGCAATCTGCAGTATATGGCATTATAGTTTACGCAATGATTGGATTTGAATGGACTGCAGCCAAATTCTTTTGGTAcctatttttcatgtttttcacATTGATGTACTTCACCTTCTACGGCATGATGAGTGTTGCTTTTACACCAAATCACCATATTGCTTCCATCGTATCCGCCGCGTTTTATGGTATCTGGAACCTGTTTACAGGATTCATAGTCCCTCGACCT AGGATTCCCATTTGGTGGAGATGGTACTACTGGGCATGCCCTGTTGCCTGGACATTTTATGGACTGGTGGTTTCGCAATTCGGAGATATTAAGGATGTGCTTGAGGACAGTGAAATTCCTGGTGAAACCGTGGAAGAATACGTGAAAAGGTATTTTGGATTCAAGCATGATTTTCTGGGAGTTGTGGCAGTCGTGGTTGCTGGGACTGCCGTGCTCTTTGCATTTATCTTTGCGTTTTCGATCAAGGTGTTTAATTTCCAAAGGCGGTAG